The DNA region TCGTCGGCTTCGCCGAGAGCGAGCTGTCGGGCGAGGACGCGACGCTGCTGTGGCTCCACGTCGACCCGGCCTACCGCGGCGAGGGGGTCGGGACGGCGCTGTTCGAGGCGACCCGCGAGCGGCTGGAGGCGGCCGGCGCCGACCGCATGATCGGTCGCGTGCTCGCCGACAACGTCGACGGCAACGGCTTCTACGAGGCCCAGGGCTTCGAGCGGGTCGACGAGGCCGACCTGGAGATCGCCGGGCGCCACCACGTCGAGAACGTCTGGGCCGAGTCCGGCGACGACGGCCTCCAGCCCATCAAGAGCGCCGACGGCGAGACCGTCTACGTCGACGAGACCGACTGGGACGACGGCTCCGCCGCGAAGTTCTACACCGTGTACCGCGACGAGGACGGCGCCGACCACTACGGCTACTTCTGCAGCAACTGCAACCGCCTCGCCAACGCGATGGACGCGATGGGCCGCATCGAGTGCGATAGCTGCGGCAACGCCCGCAAGCCCACCCGCTGGGACGCCGCGTACCTCTGACCGTTCGCGACCCGCTTCCCGGTCGACGGTGAGCGGTGCACGCCCTCGACGCGCTCGTTCACGCGGACGCCGGGACAGCCCTGCGACCGCACCGGCGACCGCCCCGCACAGCACCGCAACGGGCCCTCCCCTCTCCGAAGGTTCAAGTGCGGGAGCGCGACCATCGCAGCCCATGCTCGCGATCGCCGGCGGCAAGGGTGGCTGCGGGAAGACGACGACGGCGCTGGGGCTGGCGGCGGCGCTTGCCCGGGACGGGGGGCGGCCGCTCGTGGTCGACGCGGACTGCGACATGCCGAACCTGCACACGATGGCCGAGACGGACCGCTCGCCGGGCGTCGACGCCGTCGCCGAGGGCGACTCGATCGCCGCGGCGACTCACCGGAGCACCGTCGTCCCCGGCGTCGACGTGCTCCCGGCCGGGGACGCGTCGGGGTCGCTCGGCCGGACGGCGCTGCGTCGGCTCGGGCGCGCTCGCGGGCGAGTGATCCTCGACTGTCCCGCGGGCGGGTCGGACGGGGCCGCCGCGCCCCTGCGCCACGCCGACGCGGCGCTGGTCGTCTCGACGGGCGCGCCGGCGAGTCTCGGCGACGCCGCCAAGACCGCGCGGATGGCCGAGGCGCTGGGCGCGCGGGTCGTCGGCAGCGTCCTCACACGGACCGACGATCCCCCGCCGACCGCCCCCGCGTCGGACGGTTCGGATCGCGCGCCGGAGCCGGTCCTGGCGACGGTCCCGGAGATCGACGGGGACGTGCTGGGCGACCGGGTCGGACGCGCGTCGTACGATCGGCTCGCAACGGCGCTCGCGAGGCGGAATATTTAATCTGGTGGGATCGTTATAGTTCGGTAGCATGGTCAACCGGCTCGACACGGGGATCGATGTCCTCGACCGGAAGCTCGGGGGTGGGATCCCGGAGGGGAGCATCGTCGCCCTCAGTGCCCAGCCGGCCAGCCAGGCGGAGCTGTTCCTCTACGAACTCACCGCGACCCGCGGCACGCTGTACCTCTCGCTCGACCGCACCGCCCAGTCGGTCACCGCCAGCATCGAGCAGTCGCCCACCACCACCGGCGACCCGACGGTCCGGCACATCTCCGGGGAGGCGCCGCTGGACAACGCCAGCAAGCTCGTCTCCGCGCTCCCGGAGACCTCCAACCTCATCGTCGACCCGCTGGACGTGCTGGAGGCCCAGGAGCCCCCCTCGCGGTACCGCTCGTTCATGAACGACCTGCAGAACCACATCGTCAACACGGGCAGCCTCGCGATCGTCCACTGCCTCGACGGCCGCAGCGTCCCGCCGCTCCGGGACACCACCGAGCACTTCGCCGACGTGATCTTCGAGCTGAAGACCACGACCGACGCCGACGAGGTGGAGAACCGGCTCGCGATCCCCAAGTTCCGCGGCGGCCGCGCCCCGACCGACATCATCAAGCTCGACCTCGTCGAGCAGGTGTCGATCGACACGAGCCGGGACATCGCGTAACCGCCGTCGGACCGACGAGTCCCAACGACGGGCGCCGAGTGGCAACCACCGGGCCGGTCGGCCGCAACGACCCGGAGGACGAGTGGCGACGATCGGGTCGGAGAAAAACACATACGGGACGAGAGCGAGTGGGCGAACGATGGTAGCAATCGCGACCGACGTCAACCGGCCGTACGTGCCCGCCGACGGGGCGACGCTGACGGCGACGGTCGACGTCGAACCGGGGACTGGGAGCGGGTCCCACGAGCGGCACATCCTCCTCTGTCTGGACACGAGCGGCTCGATGGACGGGGCGAAACTCGACCGGGCCCGGGAGGGCGCCTCGTGGGTGTTCGGGCTCCTCGAACCCGACGACTACGTGGGCATCGTCGCCTTCGACTCCGACGCGGAGGTCGTCATGCGTCCCCAGCGGTGGGGGGACACCAGCCGCGAGGACGCGATGCACCGCGTCGACCAGCTGGGCGCGGGCGGCGGCACCGACATGTACGACGGGCTCGACTCGGCCCGGACCGCGCTGGACTCGCTCTCCTACCGCCCGGAGACCGACGACGCCGTCCGCCGGGTCCTGCTGCTGTCGGACGGCAAGGACAACTCCCACGAGCCCGCGGACTTCCGGGACCTCGCGAAGGACATCGACGAGTCGGGCATCCGGATCCTCTCGGCGGGCATCGGGACCGACTACGACGAGGAGACGATCCGCACGCTCGGGACGACCGCCCGCGGCGAGTGGACCCACCTCGAGTCGCCCGGCGACATCGAATCGTTCTTCGGGGACGCCGTCGAGCAGGCCCAGTCCGTCGTCGCCACGGAGGCCAGCCTCGAACTCGACGCCGCGGCGGGCGTCGAGGTGAGCGAGGTCTACCGCGCGCTCCCCCAGGCCCAGGAGGTCGACGTGACCTGGTCGGGCAACACGGCGACGGTTCCGCTGCCGGACCTGGCCGAGCGGGAGGACCAGCGAGTGGTCCTGAAGGTCCACGCGCCCGGGCGCGAGGAACTCGGCGAGCACACGCTGGTCGACGTGACGCTGACGGCGTCGGGCCGGCGGGCGGACGACCGGATCGCCGTCGAGTACACCGACGACAACGCCGCACTCGCCGAGCACAACGAGTCGGTGTCGCTCGACCACCGCCAGACGGTCGTGCGCACCGAACTCGGCAAGGGCAACGTCGAGGCGGCCGAGACGGAGGTCGAGCGGATGACCCGGATCCACGGCGAGGACACCGCCGTCGTCGAGGAGGCGAAGCGACAGACCCGCCTCGTCGACGAGGGCGGCCGGAGCGAGCGCGAGAACGCGACCCGGATCGTCGACGACTCCCGGCTAGAATGACGGCCGCGCCGGCGGAGGGTGATCTGGTCGTCGGCCGCTACGAGGTCGGCGAGGTGGTCGGCGAGGGCGGGTTCGCGAAGGTGTTCGACGCCGTCGACACCGAGACCGGCGAGGCCGTCGCGCTCAAGTACCCCAACTACGAGGGCAGTCAGAACGACCGCGACATCGTCAGGACCTACTTCGAGAAGGAGGCGGAGACGCTGGCGGCGATCCGGTCGGCCGGCGGCCACCCCAACATCATGTCGCTGCGCGAGGTCGCCGAGGACGACGACGGCACGTCGGTCCTCGCCGTGGAGCTGGTCGACGGCTACGAGCTCGACGACGCCATCCGGCGGACGGGGCCGCTCGACGACATCGACGAGGTGCGCCAGATCGGGATCGACCTCTGCGACGCGATGAGCTTCCTCCACGAGAACGAGATCGTCTACCGCGACCTGAAGCCGGACAACGTGATGATCACACACCGCGGGGGGACGGTGACGCCGGTGCTCATCGACTTCAACACGGCGACGGGGTTCGACTCGGGGGCCGAGGCCGCCGACCAGACGACCATCGTCGGCCCGTACAAGCCCCGCGAGGTCGCCGAGGCCGACGCGACCGAGACGCGCCAGGGCCCGTGGTCGGACGTCTACTCCGTCGGGAAGATCCTGCTGTACCTGCTCAAGGGCACGGTCCCGCGGAAGGACGGCGTCGACCCGCGCGACTTCGGCGCCGACTGCGAGCCCTATCTCGCCGAGATCGTCGAGAAGGCGACCGCCGCCGACTACGAGGAGCGCTACCGGAACGCGACGGCGATGAAGCGGGTCCTCGAGGCGCGCGACCCGAGCCCGCCGCCGTCGGCGACGGTCCGCTACATCCAGGAGGGGGAGACCTACACGGTCTACCCCGGCGACACGATCGGGCGGCGCTACGCCGAGGGGCCGCGCTCGTCGGTCGTGATCGAGGACGAGGAGGAGTACATCTCGACGGTGCAGGTGCAGTTCGACACCGACGACGACGGGGAGTGGTTCATCCGCGACCGGAGCCTCAACGGGACGTACGTCCAGACCGGCGGGGGCTGGCAGCGCGTGCTCAGCGAGACCGGACGCGAGCGGCTGGAACAGCGGGGCGAGGACGCGACCGACGCCGAGGGGAACGTGCCGCCGGAGCTGTACGGGCTGCGCGAGGGCGACCTGATCGCCCTCGTCCACCCGAGCTACGGCGTCACCTTCGAGTTCAGCACAGCATGACCATGGACTACGCGACACACTACGACGTGGGGGACCGCAAGCGCGACGGGGGGATCAACGAGGACAGCGTCGCGGTCTCCGTGTTCGAACAGGGCCACCGCGAGGGCTTTCTCGGGTACGACCGCGAGGGGCCCGAC from Halosimplex halophilum includes:
- a CDS encoding GNAT family N-acetyltransferase; this translates as MNVRTAERGDRPAIRDVARRSLQASYSLSPEAITGAVAEWYDEAALDEATTDDDRYLLVAEREGQVVGFAESELSGEDATLLWLHVDPAYRGEGVGTALFEATRERLEAAGADRMIGRVLADNVDGNGFYEAQGFERVDEADLEIAGRHHVENVWAESGDDGLQPIKSADGETVYVDETDWDDGSAAKFYTVYRDEDGADHYGYFCSNCNRLANAMDAMGRIECDSCGNARKPTRWDAAYL
- a CDS encoding MinD/ParA family ATP-binding protein encodes the protein MLAIAGGKGGCGKTTTALGLAAALARDGGRPLVVDADCDMPNLHTMAETDRSPGVDAVAEGDSIAAATHRSTVVPGVDVLPAGDASGSLGRTALRRLGRARGRVILDCPAGGSDGAAAPLRHADAALVVSTGAPASLGDAAKTARMAEALGARVVGSVLTRTDDPPPTAPASDGSDRAPEPVLATVPEIDGDVLGDRVGRASYDRLATALARRNI
- a CDS encoding RAD55 family ATPase — encoded protein: MVNRLDTGIDVLDRKLGGGIPEGSIVALSAQPASQAELFLYELTATRGTLYLSLDRTAQSVTASIEQSPTTTGDPTVRHISGEAPLDNASKLVSALPETSNLIVDPLDVLEAQEPPSRYRSFMNDLQNHIVNTGSLAIVHCLDGRSVPPLRDTTEHFADVIFELKTTTDADEVENRLAIPKFRGGRAPTDIIKLDLVEQVSIDTSRDIA
- a CDS encoding vWA domain-containing protein, with product MVAIATDVNRPYVPADGATLTATVDVEPGTGSGSHERHILLCLDTSGSMDGAKLDRAREGASWVFGLLEPDDYVGIVAFDSDAEVVMRPQRWGDTSREDAMHRVDQLGAGGGTDMYDGLDSARTALDSLSYRPETDDAVRRVLLLSDGKDNSHEPADFRDLAKDIDESGIRILSAGIGTDYDEETIRTLGTTARGEWTHLESPGDIESFFGDAVEQAQSVVATEASLELDAAAGVEVSEVYRALPQAQEVDVTWSGNTATVPLPDLAEREDQRVVLKVHAPGREELGEHTLVDVTLTASGRRADDRIAVEYTDDNAALAEHNESVSLDHRQTVVRTELGKGNVEAAETEVERMTRIHGEDTAVVEEAKRQTRLVDEGGRSERENATRIVDDSRLE
- a CDS encoding serine/threonine protein kinase: MTAAPAEGDLVVGRYEVGEVVGEGGFAKVFDAVDTETGEAVALKYPNYEGSQNDRDIVRTYFEKEAETLAAIRSAGGHPNIMSLREVAEDDDGTSVLAVELVDGYELDDAIRRTGPLDDIDEVRQIGIDLCDAMSFLHENEIVYRDLKPDNVMITHRGGTVTPVLIDFNTATGFDSGAEAADQTTIVGPYKPREVAEADATETRQGPWSDVYSVGKILLYLLKGTVPRKDGVDPRDFGADCEPYLAEIVEKATAADYEERYRNATAMKRVLEARDPSPPPSATVRYIQEGETYTVYPGDTIGRRYAEGPRSSVVIEDEEEYISTVQVQFDTDDDGEWFIRDRSLNGTYVQTGGGWQRVLSETGRERLEQRGEDATDAEGNVPPELYGLREGDLIALVHPSYGVTFEFSTA